The following are encoded in a window of Danio aesculapii chromosome 12, fDanAes4.1, whole genome shotgun sequence genomic DNA:
- the LOC130239039 gene encoding ectonucleotide pyrophosphatase/phosphodiesterase family member 7-like, with translation MLLALSILLLVFPASLSAPTRDRCTRGRNKLLLISFDGFRWDYDRDVDTPNLDKMAVDGVKAAYVTPPFLTITSPSHFTLLSGRYIENHGVIHNNWFNTTTQEKKQYYMTQFVNDYWDNGSLPIWITAQRQGLKTGSLHFPGTAAKYQNEKIKVGEVEPRFYDHTNETSWMEKVDKVIKEWFKDQDLDFVTLYFGDPDSTGHKYGPDSPERREAVKKVDRTVGYIRETAEKLGLSDHLNIIITADHGMSTVFKGDQVKEIVLTDIPGFSLKDLKFHMVDYGPFGMLLPKEGMLDKVYNALKGGHPHLNVYKKEDMPARLHYSKHPRLLPIILYADPGYVINGFYVFQNNKGEHGYDNEVMDMKPFFRAVGPDFHRNLLVGPFETVNVYPLMCHLLGIKPEINDGSLENTRHMLKSNGEACDSGGDGPESSLRNVFIGLGAVAGFLLLAFVVVTSYNVHKRRKVNQRPKVIDDEDQMKADSKQTSF, from the exons ATGTTACTGGCACTGAGTATTTTGCTGCTTGTATTCCCAGCATCTCTCTCTGCTCCTACCAGAGATCGCTGCACCAGAGGAAGAAACAAACTGCTTCTAATCAGCTTTGATGGGTTCAGGTGGGACTACGACCGAGATGTGGACACCCCAAATCTGGATAAGATGGCTGTGGATGGAGTCAAAGCAGCATATGTCACTCCACCTTTCCTGACCATCACCAGTCCTTCACACTTCACCCTCTTGTCTG gAAGGTACATTGAGAACCATGGTGTTATTCATAACAACTGGTTTAACACAACTACTCAGGAAAAGAAACAATACTACAtgacgcagtttgtgaatgatTACTGGGATAATGGAAGTCTACCCATTTGGATCACGGCTCAACGACAG GGTCTTAAAACAGGATCCTTACACTTCCCTGGCACTGCAGCCAAATACCAGAATGAAAAAATCAAAGTAGGGGAGGTAGAACCAAGGTTTTATGATCACACAAATGAGACATCATGGATGGAAAAGGTAGATAAAGTCATAAAAGAGTGGTTTAAAGATCAAGACTTAGACTTTGTAACTTTGTATTTTGGTGACCCGGATTCAACTGGTCACAAATACGGCCCTGATTCACCTGAGCGACGTGAGGCGGTCAAGAAAGTGGACCGAACTGTGGGCTACATACGAGAAACTGCTGAGAAGCTGGGGCTCAGTGATCATCTGAACATCATCATCACAGCTGACCACGGAATGAGCACCGTGTTCAAAGGAGACCAAGTCAAAGAAATAGTCCTCACCGACATCCCAGGATTCTCTTTGAAAGATCTGAAATTTCACATGGTGGACTATGGGCCTTTTGGGATGCTGTTGCCCAAAGAAGGGATGCTTGACAAGGTTTATAATGCCTTGAAAGGAGGCCATCCACACCTTAATGTTTATAAGAAAGAAGACATGCCTGCTCGACTGCATTACTCCAAACATCCTCGCCTCCTTCCCATCATCCTCTATGCAGACCCAGGATATGTCATCAATGGG TTCTACGTATTCCAGAACAATAAAGGAGAACATGGCTATGACAATGAAGTCATGGACATGAAGCCTTTCTTCAGGGCAGTGGGACCAGATTTTCACAGGAACTTGTTGGTTGGACCATTCGAGACAGTCAACGTTTACCCTCTAATGTGTCACTTGCTTGGGATAAAACCAGAAATCAATGACGGGTCACTGGAAAACACCCGACACATGCTGAAATCCAATGGAGAGGCATGTGATTCTGGAGGAG ATGGTCCAGAGTCGAGTCTTCGGAACGTGTTCATTGGTCTTGGTGCTGTGGCTGGATTTTTATTGCTTGCGTTTGTGGTCGTTACATCCTACAACGTGCATAAAAGACGCAAAGTGAATCAAAG ACCGAAAGTCATAGATGATGAAGACCAGATGAAAGCGGACTCCAAACAAACATCATTTTAA
- the LOC130238530 gene encoding LOW QUALITY PROTEIN: ectonucleotide pyrophosphatase/phosphodiesterase family member 7-like (The sequence of the model RefSeq protein was modified relative to this genomic sequence to represent the inferred CDS: deleted 2 bases in 1 codon) — protein MLLALSILLLVFPASFSAPATDRCTRGRNKLLLISFDGFRWDYDRDVDTPNLDRMAVDGVKAAYVTPPYLTITSPSHFTLLSGRYIENHGVIHNVWFNTTTQQRKEYYMTQFVDEYWDNGTLPIWITAQRQGLKTGSLHFPGTAATYQNEIVQEREVEPRAYDYTNETAWKENVDKVMKDWFKDQDLDFVTLYFGDPDETGHKHGPDSPERREAVKKVDRTVGYIRETAENLGLSDHLNIIITADHGMSTVFKGDQVKEIVLTDIPGFSYKDLQFHLLDYGPTAMLLPKEGMLDKVYYALKGGHPNLHVYKKEDMPARLHYSKHPRLLPIILYADPGYVISGFYPLQNNKGEHGYDNEVMDMKPFFRAVGPDFHQNLLVGPFETVNVYPLMCHLIGITPEINDGSLENTRHMLKSNTCDLGDDPKSSLQNVFIGLAAVVVFVFLAFVVVTSYSGYKKHKLYSKEKERGYEDEMKSDSKQTSF, from the exons ATGTTGCTGGCACTGAGCATTTTGCTGCTTGTATTCCCAGCATCTTTCTCTGCTCCTGCCACAGATCGCTGCACCAGAGGAAGAAACAAACTGCTTCTAATCAGCTTTGATGGGTTCAGGTGGGATTACGACCGAGATGTGGACACCCCAAACTTGGATAGGATGGCTGTGGATGGAGTCAAAGCAGCATATGTCACTCCACCTTACCTGACCATCACCAGTCCTTCACATTTCACCCTCTTGTCTG GAAGGTACATTGAGAACCATGGTGTGATTCACAATGTGTGGTTCAACACAACTACACAACAAAGGAAAGAGTACTACATGACGCAGTTTGTGGATGAATATTGGGATAATGGAACTCTACCCATTTGGATCACGGCTCAGAGACAG GGTCTTAAAACAGGGTCCTTGCACTTCCCTGGAACTGCAGCAACTTACCAGAATGAAATCGTTCAAGAGAGGGAGGTAGAACCAAGAGCCTATGACTATACCAATGAGACAGCATGGAAAGAGAATGTAGATAAAGTCATGAAAGACTGGTTTAAGGATCAAGACTTAGACTTTGTAACTTTGTATTTTGGTGACCCGGATGAAACTGGCCACAAACACGGCCCTGATTCACCTGAGCGACGTGAGGCGGTCAAGAAAGTGGACCGAACTGTGGGCTACATACGAGAAACTGCTGAGAATCTCGGGCTTAGTGATCATCTGAACATCATCATCACAGCTGACCATGGAATGAGCACCGTGTTCAAGGGAGACCAAGTCAAAGAAATAGTCCTCACCGACATCCCAGGGTTCTCTTACAAAGATCTGCAGTTCCACCTGTTGGACTATGGACCGACTGCAATGCTGTTGCCCAAAGAAGGGATGCTTGACAAGGTTTATTATGCCTTGAAAGGAGGCCATCCAAACCTTCACGTTTATAAGAAAGAAGACATGCCTGCTCGACTGCATTACTCCAAACATCCTCGCCTCCTTCCCATCATCCTTTATGCAGACCCAGGATATGTCATTAGTGGG TTTTATCCACTTCAGAACAATAAAGGAGAACATGGCTATGACAATGAAGTCATGGACATGAAGCCTTTCTTCAGGGCAGTGGGACCAGATTTTCACCAGAACTTGTTGGTTGGACCATTCGAGACAGTCAACGTTTACCCTCTAATGTGCCACTTGATTGGGATAACACCAGAAATCAACGATGGGTCACTGGAAAACACTCGACACATGCTGAAATCCAACACGTGTGATTTAGGAG ACGATCCAAAGTCAAGtcttcaaaatgtttttattggccttgctgctgttgttgtt tttGTATTTCTTGCATTTGTGGTTGTCACATCCTACAGCGGATATAAAAAGCACAAACTTTATTCAAA GGAAAAAGAGAGAGGATATGAAGATGAGATGAAAAGTGACTCCAAACAAACATCATTCTAa